Proteins from one Embleya scabrispora genomic window:
- a CDS encoding sensor histidine kinase, with protein MTSPSNLSPRHPGSRPGPPWLRASGPGARWLAHALRPIPRAARDVALALVVCAIQVVTMVFAARHQSDAPRGLDAWGVLLVALGPLALIVRRRYPAAVLLVAVGAGLLYTMLDYPRGPLFLAMIIALWSAFAAGLRLLAYVVLAVGYTSFVWISPLVTAESIPAPGLALGLAAWMLVLAGIGEVVRLRRAYLAAEEQRARVQSLGLAEAERRRAGDERLRIARELHDVLAHHISLMNVQASVGLELMDSSPEQAREALTAVKYASREALGELRSVLEILKGDAVDRSGPDGAPRAPTAGLDLLDELVARTSAGGLTVRVERTGTTRPLIAAVDLAAYRIVQEALTNTLRHAAASEAVVRVGYGKSGLDLTIRDNGRGAVGAPRPADDDALTSGGNGLHGMRQRAAALGGRCVAGPVPGRGFHVQAHLPYGERADGHDGDADSPVESAATAGGAARPNEGDA; from the coding sequence ATGACGAGCCCCTCGAACCTCTCGCCCCGGCACCCGGGCTCCCGCCCGGGGCCGCCGTGGCTGCGCGCTTCCGGCCCAGGCGCGCGCTGGCTCGCACACGCCCTGCGCCCGATCCCCCGCGCGGCGCGCGATGTCGCGCTCGCGCTGGTGGTCTGTGCGATCCAGGTGGTCACGATGGTGTTCGCGGCCCGACACCAGTCGGACGCCCCCCGGGGCCTGGACGCGTGGGGCGTGCTGTTGGTCGCGCTCGGTCCGCTGGCGCTGATCGTGCGCCGGCGGTATCCGGCCGCGGTACTCCTGGTGGCGGTCGGCGCGGGGTTGCTCTACACGATGCTCGACTATCCGCGCGGGCCGCTCTTCCTCGCGATGATCATCGCGCTGTGGAGCGCCTTCGCCGCCGGCCTGCGCCTGCTGGCGTATGTGGTGCTCGCGGTGGGCTACACGAGCTTCGTCTGGATCTCCCCGCTGGTGACCGCCGAGTCGATACCCGCACCGGGCCTCGCGCTGGGTCTCGCCGCGTGGATGCTGGTGCTCGCGGGCATCGGCGAGGTGGTGCGACTGCGCCGCGCCTACCTCGCCGCCGAGGAACAGCGGGCCCGGGTGCAGTCGCTCGGGTTGGCCGAGGCCGAGCGCCGCCGGGCGGGCGACGAACGGCTGCGGATCGCCCGTGAGTTGCACGACGTGCTCGCCCATCACATCTCGCTGATGAACGTGCAGGCGTCGGTGGGACTGGAGTTGATGGACTCGTCCCCGGAGCAGGCGCGTGAGGCGCTGACCGCGGTGAAGTACGCCAGTCGCGAGGCGTTGGGCGAACTGCGCTCGGTGCTGGAGATCCTCAAGGGCGACGCGGTGGACCGTTCGGGTCCCGACGGCGCCCCGCGTGCGCCCACCGCGGGGCTGGACCTGCTCGACGAGTTGGTCGCGCGCACCTCGGCGGGCGGCCTCACCGTGCGGGTCGAGCGCACCGGCACCACCCGACCGTTGATCGCGGCGGTGGACCTCGCCGCGTACCGGATCGTCCAGGAGGCGCTGACCAACACCTTGCGGCACGCCGCGGCGAGCGAGGCGGTGGTGCGGGTCGGCTATGGGAAGTCCGGCCTGGATTTGACCATCCGGGACAACGGCCGGGGCGCCGTCGGGGCGCCGCGGCCGGCCGACGACGACGCGCTCACCTCCGGTGGCAACGGTCTGCACGGCATGCGCCAGCGGGCCGCCGCGCTCGGCGGGCGCTGCGTGGCCGGGCCGGTGCCGGGGCGCGGCTTCCACGTGCAGGCACACCTCCCCTACGGTGAGCGCGCCGACGGGCATGATGGCGACGCGGATTCGCCGGTCGAGTCGGCGGCGACCGCCGGCGGTGCGGCGCGGCCCAACGAGGGGGACGCATGA
- a CDS encoding response regulator, with the protein MIRLVLADDQALVRAGFRALLSAQPDMEVVGEAGEGGEALRLTRELRPDVVLMDIRMPGMDGLEAARLIAADPALTAVRVVILTTFDLDEYVFEALRNGASGFLVKDTEPAELLRGVRVVSAGDALLSPNVTRRLIEEYAAGALRPTAAPMAELALLTDREREIVTLVGRGLSNDEIAERLVLSPLTAKTHVSRAMTKLSVRDRAQLVVFAYETALVTPGHTTP; encoded by the coding sequence ATGATCAGGTTGGTGCTGGCCGACGACCAGGCGCTGGTGCGCGCGGGCTTTCGGGCCCTGCTCTCCGCACAGCCCGACATGGAGGTCGTCGGCGAGGCGGGTGAGGGCGGCGAGGCGCTGCGGCTCACCCGCGAACTGCGCCCCGATGTGGTGCTGATGGACATCCGCATGCCGGGCATGGACGGCTTGGAGGCGGCCCGGCTGATCGCGGCGGATCCGGCGCTCACCGCCGTGCGGGTGGTCATCCTGACCACGTTCGACCTCGACGAGTACGTCTTCGAGGCGCTGCGCAACGGCGCGAGCGGCTTCCTGGTCAAGGACACCGAACCGGCCGAACTGCTGCGCGGCGTCCGGGTGGTCTCGGCGGGCGACGCGCTGCTGTCGCCGAACGTGACCCGCCGATTGATCGAGGAATACGCGGCCGGCGCGCTGCGTCCGACCGCCGCGCCGATGGCCGAACTCGCGCTGCTGACCGATCGGGAGCGGGAAATCGTCACCCTGGTCGGCCGTGGTCTGTCCAACGACGAGATCGCCGAACGCCTGGTGCTCAGCCCCCTCACCGCCAAAACCCATGTAAGCCGGGCAATGACCAAACTGTCCGTCCGCGACAGGGCCCAACTCGTGGTCTTCGCCTACGAAACCGCCCTGGTCACCCCGGGCCACACCACCCCCTGA
- a CDS encoding FtsX-like permease family protein, producing MSLLRPNGLARTSVRFRPASFAGSFVALVFAAMLVTMCGVLLESGVRAHSTPERYADTPVLVTGPAKVSKQLGKGEGKYTESAPLPERTRIDAGLAGRIAAVPGVRGVIPDVTFPAQTGRAVLDGHGWSSATLAGTREGTAPGAGQVVLTSAAADGAYKVGDTVSLTTPGGEAELRVSAVVPGRGAHLYVSDVDAQRLAGHPGSVTAIGVLTAAGADPGTVARDVRAAVTGTDAKVSTGDGRGAAEDIAFGDTQEMLTSIGGTLGGIVLLVAVFVVAGATALSVGQRRRDIALLRAVGATPWQIRRMIATETGLVALAAGVVGVLPGALLARWWFGAMDSRGLIAHGVTVSVSWIPMVVAIGAGALTALGAGLLAARRSAKIKPTEALGDAASERVFVGWFRLLLGLGTLGGAIAVTRFALHATGEQAVAASGGVIMLFMVAIGLLGPILAHVLVSVIGWFGSRFGAMGQLAFDNARANSRRLASAITPIALAVAFAATLTFMFAAEDHHASVQSRDAVTADRVVAGPGFAPQTTQRVAAAPGVASVTSVLNTSVVVVRDGGLQKESAQGVGGTTRDLATTLDLGVREGSTDALRAGAPQPEGGAIALDRQLASALHGKIGKPVSLWLGDGTPITPVLVAIYDRGLGTAAATLPRAAVERHVETPWDARLLVRFAPGADVRAADAALAGLTRQHPGTSVDDRAGYAARVDKDREVNKWLNYIMLVILAGFATIAAINTMIVTTAARSRELGLMRMIGSTHGQVRAVIRREAILVGVIGLGLGLSVAMASLVPFNKGAFDTTTPYVPLPLCLAISAAALLLAP from the coding sequence ATGTCGCTGCTTCGACCCAACGGGCTCGCGCGCACCTCCGTGCGCTTTCGGCCCGCGTCCTTCGCGGGCTCCTTCGTGGCGCTGGTGTTCGCCGCGATGCTGGTCACCATGTGCGGTGTGCTCCTGGAGAGCGGGGTCCGCGCGCACTCCACGCCCGAGCGGTACGCCGACACGCCGGTCCTGGTCACCGGGCCCGCCAAGGTGAGCAAACAACTGGGCAAGGGCGAGGGCAAGTACACCGAGTCCGCGCCGCTGCCCGAGCGCACCCGGATCGACGCCGGACTCGCCGGTCGGATCGCCGCCGTACCGGGGGTGCGCGGGGTCATTCCCGACGTGACCTTCCCGGCGCAGACGGGGCGCGCCGTGCTGGACGGGCACGGCTGGTCCTCGGCGACGCTGGCGGGTACCCGCGAGGGCACCGCGCCGGGCGCCGGGCAGGTCGTGCTGACGAGCGCGGCGGCCGATGGCGCGTACAAGGTCGGCGACACCGTATCGCTGACCACGCCCGGCGGTGAGGCCGAGCTGCGGGTGAGCGCGGTGGTGCCGGGTCGAGGCGCGCACCTGTACGTGTCCGACGTGGACGCGCAGCGGCTGGCCGGGCATCCCGGCTCGGTCACCGCGATCGGCGTACTGACGGCCGCCGGCGCGGACCCGGGCACGGTGGCCCGCGACGTCCGCGCCGCGGTGACCGGCACCGACGCCAAGGTGTCCACGGGGGACGGCCGCGGCGCGGCCGAGGACATCGCGTTCGGCGACACCCAGGAGATGCTGACCTCGATCGGCGGCACCCTCGGCGGCATCGTGCTCCTGGTGGCGGTCTTCGTGGTCGCCGGCGCCACCGCGCTGTCCGTGGGTCAGCGCCGGCGCGACATCGCGCTGCTGCGTGCGGTCGGGGCCACGCCCTGGCAGATCCGCCGGATGATCGCCACCGAGACCGGCCTGGTGGCGCTCGCGGCGGGTGTGGTCGGGGTGCTGCCCGGCGCGCTGCTCGCCCGCTGGTGGTTCGGCGCGATGGACAGCCGGGGCCTGATCGCGCACGGCGTCACCGTGTCGGTGAGCTGGATTCCGATGGTGGTCGCGATCGGGGCGGGGGCGCTGACCGCGCTGGGCGCGGGACTGCTCGCGGCCCGACGCAGCGCGAAGATCAAGCCGACCGAGGCGCTGGGTGACGCGGCCTCCGAGCGGGTGTTCGTCGGCTGGTTCCGGCTGCTGCTCGGACTCGGCACGCTCGGCGGCGCGATCGCGGTGACCCGGTTCGCGCTGCACGCGACCGGCGAACAGGCGGTCGCCGCGTCCGGCGGCGTGATCATGCTGTTCATGGTCGCGATCGGGCTGCTCGGGCCGATCCTGGCGCACGTACTGGTGTCGGTGATCGGCTGGTTCGGGAGCCGGTTCGGCGCCATGGGGCAACTCGCGTTCGACAACGCCCGGGCCAACTCGCGGCGTCTGGCGTCGGCGATCACCCCGATCGCCCTGGCCGTCGCCTTCGCGGCCACGCTGACCTTCATGTTCGCGGCCGAGGACCACCACGCGAGCGTGCAGTCCCGGGACGCGGTCACCGCCGACCGGGTTGTGGCCGGGCCGGGCTTCGCGCCGCAGACCACCCAGCGGGTGGCCGCCGCTCCCGGAGTCGCGTCGGTGACGTCGGTGCTGAACACCTCCGTGGTGGTCGTGCGCGACGGCGGCCTCCAGAAGGAGAGCGCCCAGGGCGTCGGCGGCACCACGCGGGATCTGGCGACCACCCTGGACCTCGGGGTGCGCGAGGGCAGCACCGACGCGCTGCGGGCCGGTGCGCCGCAACCCGAGGGCGGGGCCATCGCATTGGATCGGCAGTTGGCGTCGGCGCTGCACGGCAAGATCGGCAAGCCGGTGTCGTTGTGGCTGGGCGACGGTACGCCGATCACGCCGGTCCTGGTGGCGATCTACGACCGGGGCCTGGGCACCGCGGCGGCGACCCTGCCGCGCGCCGCGGTGGAGCGGCACGTGGAGACGCCGTGGGACGCGCGGCTCCTGGTGCGGTTCGCCCCCGGCGCCGACGTACGGGCCGCGGACGCCGCGCTCGCCGGGCTGACCCGGCAACACCCGGGGACGTCGGTCGACGACCGGGCGGGCTACGCGGCCCGGGTGGACAAGGACCGCGAGGTGAACAAGTGGCTGAACTACATCATGCTGGTCATCCTCGCGGGGTTCGCGACGATCGCCGCGATCAACACGATGATCGTCACCACGGCGGCCCGCAGCCGGGAACTGGGCCTGATGCGGATGATCGGCAGCACCCACGGCCAGGTCCGAGCGGTGATCCGGCGTGAGGCGATCCTGGTCGGGGTGATCGGCCTGGGTCTGGGCCTGTCGGTGGCGATGGCCAGCCTGGTGCCGTTCAACAAGGGCGCGTTCGACACCACGACCCCCTACGTCCCGCTCCCCCTGTGCCTGGCGATCAGCGCGGCAGCCCTTCTCCTGGCCCCCTGA
- a CDS encoding MFS transporter — MKSAQQAPAATVPPTTPETPTASDAPGADRGGMSRTGFVLLVLIMGALTYSLLQSMLAPALPQIQTEIGASADATSWLMTGYLLCASVTTPILGRLGDMYGKKRLFVFTIGMLAVGSLVCALADSVGLMIIGRVIQGFGGAVFPLSFGIVRDEFPPERRAGAIGLMSAIMGIGGGIGIVVTGPIMDHLSYHWLFWIPMVTCLVTAVASWFLIPDSPVRVKARIHWLGGALMSLGLVGVMLALSKGESWGWGSVNTIGLFVAGFVFLGLWVFAESRAAEPLVDMRVMRLRGVWATNLGGLLVGFSMMAGMLLVPRFLQMPESTGYGFGTTVTVSGLYVLPQAFAMLLIGPMAGVIDKRFGSKLAMVAGCVLMAAGFVFLATLHTSGWHILVAMFVFGIGIGLAMSAMANLIVGAVPVEQTGIATGINTIARTVGMSCASAISTTLLTANPGPGGLPAERGFVLTFVCAAVAAVVALGVTFVVPSRAKPGARPIA; from the coding sequence TTGAAGAGCGCGCAGCAGGCGCCGGCCGCCACTGTCCCGCCCACCACCCCCGAAACCCCGACCGCCTCCGATGCCCCCGGCGCCGACCGAGGGGGGATGAGCCGGACCGGATTCGTCCTGCTCGTCCTGATCATGGGCGCGCTCACCTACTCGCTGCTCCAATCGATGCTGGCGCCGGCCCTGCCGCAGATCCAGACCGAGATCGGCGCGAGCGCGGACGCGACGTCGTGGCTGATGACCGGCTACCTGCTGTGCGCGTCGGTGACCACGCCCATCCTCGGGCGGCTCGGCGACATGTACGGCAAGAAGCGCCTGTTCGTGTTCACCATCGGGATGCTCGCGGTCGGCTCGCTGGTCTGCGCGCTCGCCGACTCCGTCGGGCTGATGATCATCGGTCGAGTGATCCAGGGCTTCGGCGGCGCGGTCTTCCCGCTGTCCTTCGGCATCGTGCGCGACGAGTTCCCGCCGGAGCGCCGGGCCGGTGCGATCGGACTGATGTCGGCGATCATGGGCATCGGCGGCGGCATAGGCATCGTGGTGACCGGGCCGATCATGGATCACCTGTCCTACCACTGGCTGTTCTGGATCCCGATGGTCACCTGCCTGGTCACCGCGGTCGCTTCGTGGTTCCTGATTCCCGACTCGCCGGTCCGGGTCAAGGCGAGAATCCACTGGCTCGGCGGCGCGCTGATGTCGCTCGGTCTGGTCGGCGTGATGCTCGCGCTGAGCAAGGGCGAGTCGTGGGGCTGGGGTTCGGTGAACACGATCGGGCTGTTCGTGGCCGGATTCGTCTTCCTCGGGCTGTGGGTGTTCGCCGAGTCGCGCGCGGCGGAACCGCTCGTGGACATGCGGGTGATGCGGCTGCGCGGAGTGTGGGCGACCAACCTCGGCGGACTGCTCGTCGGCTTCTCGATGATGGCGGGGATGCTCCTCGTACCGCGCTTCCTGCAGATGCCGGAGAGCACCGGCTACGGCTTCGGTACGACCGTGACCGTGTCCGGGCTGTACGTGCTGCCGCAGGCATTCGCGATGTTGCTGATCGGGCCGATGGCGGGCGTGATCGACAAGCGCTTCGGGTCGAAGCTCGCGATGGTGGCCGGGTGCGTGCTGATGGCCGCCGGGTTCGTCTTCCTGGCCACGCTGCACACCAGCGGGTGGCACATCCTGGTGGCGATGTTCGTGTTCGGCATCGGCATCGGGCTGGCCATGTCGGCGATGGCCAACCTGATCGTCGGCGCCGTGCCGGTCGAGCAGACCGGCATCGCCACCGGCATCAACACCATCGCCCGCACCGTCGGCATGTCCTGCGCCAGTGCGATCTCCACCACGCTGCTCACCGCCAACCCCGGCCCGGGCGGGCTGCCGGCCGAACGCGGCTTCGTGTTGACCTTCGTCTGCGCGGCCGTCGCCGCGGTCGTCGCGCTCGGCGTCACCTTCGTGGTGCCCAGCCGGGCCAAGCCGGGCGCCCGTCCCATCGCCTGA
- a CDS encoding ABC transporter ATP-binding protein: MFGRGGRGTRQAKRDAEYPPRHGVPVSADRGLPGPVDSAVRLEAVAKAYGRGSSAVHALRGIDLVIPRSTFTAVMGPSGSGKSTFLHCAAGLDRPDSGRVLLGTDDLTAMKENQLTRLRRTRLGFVFQAFNLLPSLTVEKNILLPLRLAGQRPERGRAAEVLAMVGLDRHTRRRPAQLSGGQQQRVAIARALVTRPDVLFADEPTGALDTTTAAEVLALLRRAVDDTGATVVMVTHDPVAASYADRVVFLAEGNLAGELYRPTPEAIAARMVDLSQGNTRQRQAA; the protein is encoded by the coding sequence ATGTTCGGGCGAGGCGGTCGCGGCACTCGGCAAGCGAAGCGGGATGCCGAGTACCCTCCGCGGCACGGGGTGCCCGTGTCGGCGGACCGTGGGCTGCCCGGGCCGGTCGACAGCGCGGTGCGGCTGGAGGCGGTGGCGAAGGCTTATGGGCGCGGCAGTTCGGCCGTGCACGCACTGCGCGGCATCGATCTGGTCATCCCCCGGAGCACCTTCACGGCGGTCATGGGTCCCTCCGGATCCGGCAAGAGCACCTTCCTGCACTGCGCCGCCGGCCTGGACCGACCGGACTCGGGACGGGTCCTGCTCGGCACCGACGACCTGACCGCGATGAAGGAGAACCAGCTGACCCGGCTGCGCCGGACCCGGCTCGGCTTCGTGTTCCAGGCGTTCAACCTGCTGCCCTCGCTGACCGTGGAGAAGAACATCCTGCTCCCGCTGCGGCTCGCGGGGCAGCGGCCGGAACGCGGCCGGGCCGCCGAGGTGCTGGCGATGGTCGGACTGGACCGGCACACCCGGCGGCGGCCAGCGCAGCTGTCCGGTGGTCAGCAGCAGCGGGTGGCGATCGCCCGTGCCCTGGTCACCCGGCCCGACGTGCTGTTCGCGGACGAGCCGACCGGCGCGCTGGACACCACCACCGCCGCCGAGGTGCTGGCGCTGCTGCGCCGGGCCGTCGACGACACCGGGGCCACCGTCGTGATGGTCACCCACGACCCGGTCGCCGCCTCCTACGCGGACCGGGTGGTCTTCCTGGCCGAGGGCAACCTCGCCGGGGAGCTGTACCGGCCCACCCCCGAGGCGATCGCGGCCCGGATGGTCGACCTGTCCCAGGGCAACACGCGGCAGCGACAGGCGGCCTGA
- a CDS encoding ABC transporter ATP-binding protein → MTTNIDPTVVPDAARAVRVSRVHGEGDTTVRALDDITIGFPRGRFTAVMGPSGSGKSTLLHCLAGLDAVTDGAVYLGDTELGSLSDRQLTRLRRDRIGFVFQAFNLLPTMTALENIVLPASLAGRRSDPAWLDRVVAAVGLEQRLQHRPGELSGGQQQRVAVARALVGRPEIVMADEPTGNLDSRAGAEVLALLRNAVDELGQTVLMVTHDPVAAGYADSVVFLADGRIADHMEAPTPDRVLDRMKAFDRVAAGAGSRGE, encoded by the coding sequence ATGACCACGAACATCGACCCCACCGTCGTCCCCGACGCGGCCCGAGCCGTGCGCGTGTCCCGCGTACACGGCGAAGGGGACACCACCGTGCGCGCCCTGGACGACATCACCATCGGCTTCCCCCGCGGCAGATTCACCGCCGTGATGGGCCCCTCGGGATCCGGGAAGTCCACGCTGCTGCACTGCCTGGCCGGCCTCGACGCCGTCACCGACGGCGCGGTCTACCTGGGCGACACCGAACTCGGTTCGTTGAGCGACCGACAGCTCACCCGGCTGCGCCGGGACCGGATCGGCTTCGTCTTCCAGGCGTTCAACCTGCTGCCGACCATGACCGCCCTGGAGAACATCGTGCTTCCCGCGTCGCTCGCCGGGCGCAGGTCCGACCCGGCCTGGCTGGATCGGGTGGTGGCCGCGGTCGGACTGGAGCAGCGGTTGCAGCACCGACCCGGCGAGTTGTCGGGTGGCCAGCAGCAGCGCGTCGCGGTGGCCCGGGCGCTGGTCGGCCGGCCGGAGATCGTGATGGCGGACGAGCCGACCGGCAACCTCGACTCGCGCGCCGGCGCCGAGGTGCTGGCGCTGCTGCGCAACGCCGTGGACGAACTCGGGCAGACCGTGCTGATGGTCACCCACGACCCCGTCGCGGCGGGCTACGCGGACAGTGTGGTGTTCCTGGCCGACGGTCGCATAGCGGACCACATGGAGGCGCCGACGCCGGACCGGGTGCTGGACCGGATGAAGGCGTTCGATCGAGTCGCCGCCGGTGCCGGCAGCCGAGGGGAGTGA
- a CDS encoding DUF2269 family protein has product MNASPTTGTRRYSKSVRRGVNSAHVVFAVGLLGIEWVMLAIAVVGRTTDDRALQHSAYRLMRVFVFTGGIPFAVLALVTGVLLCLKTPWGLWRHLWIKVKIVLLIAVIVAGAGVISQFAHRMIAHSAPDGNADALPPLQTWHIVLVVFQVIALIVATALSVFKPSGDRSRGRSGPRRRPGGAEGTTTAAERSGPTSASIPTRRRVGAG; this is encoded by the coding sequence GTGAACGCGTCCCCGACAACCGGGACCAGGCGCTACTCGAAGTCCGTCCGTCGAGGCGTCAACTCCGCACACGTCGTCTTCGCCGTCGGGCTCCTGGGCATCGAGTGGGTGATGCTGGCGATCGCGGTCGTGGGCCGCACGACCGACGACCGCGCGCTGCAACACAGCGCCTATCGGCTCATGCGCGTCTTCGTCTTCACCGGCGGCATACCGTTCGCCGTGCTCGCGCTGGTCACCGGCGTGCTGTTGTGCCTGAAGACGCCGTGGGGGCTGTGGCGCCACCTGTGGATCAAGGTCAAGATCGTGCTGCTCATCGCGGTGATCGTGGCCGGAGCGGGCGTGATCAGCCAGTTCGCGCACCGGATGATCGCGCACAGCGCCCCCGACGGAAACGCGGACGCGCTGCCGCCGCTGCAGACCTGGCACATCGTCCTGGTGGTCTTCCAGGTGATCGCGCTGATCGTTGCCACGGCGCTGTCCGTCTTCAAGCCGTCCGGCGATCGATCCCGCGGCCGGTCCGGGCCGCGTCGACGCCCCGGCGGCGCCGAGGGCACGACCACCGCCGCGGAGCGATCCGGCCCGACCTCCGCCTCCATCCCCACGCGCCGGCGCGTGGGCGCCGGCTGA
- a CDS encoding FtsX-like permease family protein: MLIRLSLANLWARKRRLVGLSLAVLLGTAFLSGALVLADTLSSSIGGLIRDSGAGTDVVVRNATAVTDRPGSQRGGIDAALVDRVRAVPGVAAAEPVIQGYGQVVGKDGKALTGNGPRTAGNWVPDPALTPYRLATGRAPAKPDEVVIDRATAKQGHLAPGDRVTVLTPGPVPVTIVGVATFGDEDAFGGGSYTAFDLEGARQHVQRDPGKVGTIAVRAVAGTDQKELAARIQRALPADTQALPGKAATGEAVDAVEDGFLKVFRTFLTVFAVIALVVAAFSINHTFSVVAAQRTREVALMRALGASRGQVLRQALIEALLIGVVASAAGLAAGLGLAAGLRELFASIGFTLPARGLVFKAATALTVLPVGILVTAFAALVPALRGSRVAPVTALRGAGAEQVRLPRRRLVAGLALLAAGLGMGIVGGGMVGLAVAAPAVLAGVLLVAPAGIRAAGGPLTALLPRLRGAPGALARGNLLRSPRRTAGAATAMLLGIAIVTVFAVFAASFKEGSGAETRKVVAGQLVIGGSSPAGWAGGGHSPELTRRTAQIPGVEAVSGLRNATSLVDGQSRQMLAVDSARLDRLFNLDVTRGRVTALGPAGMAVSESAAKDRGWVLGSTTEVTFPDGARQRFTVTGLYDRTAIVGDYLIDRTAWESHADAALDAATVLRLAPGVATGTVKAEVQRIAKDYGAPTVRDKEGFVAARAKMLQTLVAVVYVLLALALLIALGGIANTLSLAAHERTRELGLLRAIGAARAQVRSALRWESTLVAVIGAATGLVVGLFLGWVAIRAIGGPNAGAALPFAVPSTQLAVLVVVGALGGLLAGARPAARAARLPVLRSISAE; this comes from the coding sequence ATGCTGATCCGTCTCTCGCTCGCCAACCTGTGGGCCCGCAAACGCCGGCTCGTGGGACTGTCCCTCGCGGTGCTGCTCGGCACCGCGTTCCTCTCCGGCGCGCTCGTGCTCGCCGACACCTTGAGCTCGTCCATCGGCGGGCTGATCCGTGACAGCGGCGCCGGCACCGACGTGGTGGTGCGCAACGCGACCGCGGTCACCGACCGGCCCGGCAGCCAGCGCGGCGGCATCGACGCGGCGCTGGTGGACCGGGTCCGGGCGGTGCCGGGGGTCGCCGCCGCCGAGCCGGTCATCCAGGGCTACGGCCAGGTGGTCGGCAAGGACGGCAAGGCGCTCACCGGCAACGGCCCCCGGACGGCGGGCAATTGGGTGCCGGATCCGGCACTGACGCCGTACCGGCTGGCCACCGGGCGCGCCCCCGCCAAGCCCGACGAGGTGGTGATCGACCGGGCCACCGCCAAGCAGGGACACCTCGCCCCCGGCGACCGGGTCACCGTGCTGACCCCGGGGCCGGTCCCGGTCACGATCGTCGGCGTCGCCACCTTCGGCGACGAGGATGCCTTCGGTGGCGGCTCGTACACCGCCTTCGACCTCGAGGGCGCGCGGCAACACGTGCAGCGCGATCCGGGCAAGGTCGGCACGATCGCCGTGCGGGCCGTGGCCGGCACCGACCAGAAGGAATTGGCCGCGCGGATCCAGCGGGCACTGCCCGCCGACACCCAGGCACTGCCCGGCAAGGCGGCCACGGGGGAGGCGGTCGATGCCGTCGAGGACGGCTTCCTGAAGGTCTTCCGCACCTTCCTGACCGTGTTCGCGGTGATCGCGCTGGTGGTCGCGGCCTTCTCGATCAACCACACCTTCTCCGTGGTGGCCGCGCAGCGCACCCGCGAGGTCGCGCTGATGCGGGCATTGGGCGCGAGTCGAGGGCAGGTGCTGCGGCAGGCGCTGATCGAGGCGTTGCTGATCGGTGTGGTGGCGTCCGCCGCCGGGCTGGCCGCCGGGCTCGGACTGGCCGCCGGGCTGAGGGAGTTGTTCGCCTCGATCGGCTTCACGCTGCCCGCTCGGGGGCTGGTGTTCAAGGCGGCCACGGCGCTGACGGTATTGCCGGTGGGCATCCTGGTGACGGCGTTCGCGGCGCTGGTGCCGGCCCTGCGCGGCTCGCGGGTGGCGCCGGTGACGGCGCTGCGCGGTGCGGGAGCCGAGCAGGTGCGGTTGCCGCGGCGTCGACTCGTCGCGGGGCTGGCGCTGCTCGCGGCCGGGCTTGGAATGGGCATTGTCGGCGGTGGCATGGTGGGCCTGGCCGTCGCGGCGCCGGCGGTGCTCGCGGGGGTCCTGCTGGTCGCCCCGGCGGGGATCCGGGCCGCGGGCGGACCGCTGACCGCTCTGCTGCCGCGACTGCGCGGTGCGCCCGGTGCGTTGGCGCGGGGCAACCTGCTGCGCAGTCCGCGTCGGACCGCCGGTGCGGCGACGGCGATGCTGCTCGGGATCGCGATCGTGACGGTGTTCGCGGTGTTCGCGGCCTCGTTCAAGGAGGGCTCCGGGGCGGAGACCCGCAAGGTGGTCGCCGGGCAACTGGTGATCGGCGGCTCCTCGCCCGCCGGCTGGGCCGGTGGCGGACACAGCCCCGAACTCACGCGCCGGACGGCGCAGATACCGGGTGTCGAGGCGGTGAGCGGGCTGCGCAACGCGACCTCGCTCGTGGACGGGCAGAGCCGGCAGATGCTCGCCGTCGACTCGGCCCGGCTGGACCGGTTGTTCAACCTCGACGTGACCCGCGGGCGGGTGACGGCACTGGGCCCGGCCGGGATGGCCGTGTCGGAGAGCGCCGCGAAGGATCGCGGCTGGGTGCTCGGCTCGACGACCGAGGTCACCTTCCCCGACGGCGCCCGGCAGCGCTTCACGGTGACGGGGCTGTACGACCGCACGGCGATCGTCGGCGACTACCTGATCGATCGCACGGCGTGGGAGTCGCACGCGGACGCGGCCCTGGACGCGGCGACGGTGTTGCGGCTGGCGCCGGGTGTGGCCACGGGGACGGTCAAGGCCGAGGTGCAGCGGATCGCCAAGGACTACGGCGCGCCCACGGTACGTGACAAGGAGGGGTTCGTGGCGGCCCGGGCGAAGATGCTGCAGACGCTGGTCGCGGTGGTCTACGTGCTCCTGGCGCTGGCGCTGCTGATCGCGCTGGGCGGGATCGCCAACACACTGTCCCTGGCGGCCCACGAACGCACCCGCGAACTGGGCCTGTTGCGCGCGATCGGCGCGGCCCGGGCCCAGGTGCGGTCGGCGCTGCGCTGGGAGTCGACGCTCGTGGCGGTGATCGGAGCCGCGACCGGGCTCGTGGTCGGACTGTTCCTGGGATGGGTGGCGATCCGCGCCATCGGCGGCCCGAACGCGGGGGCGGCACTGCCGTTCGCGGTGCCCTCGACGCAGTTGGCGGTGCTGGTGGTGGTGGGCGCGCTCGGCGGATTGCTGGCCGGAGCACGTCCCGCCGCACGGGCAGCCCGACTGCCGGTCCTACGCTCGATCTCGGCCGAGTAG